Proteins from a single region of Haloarcula laminariae:
- the pglX gene encoding BREX-1 system adenine-specific DNA-methyltransferase PglX, with translation MSTAHGQPGLSSDQRSTIRSTILSSRRTLENELRRQLEKYGIYEDKKLPLDNLAHLSADELHTRKKLDAAVERELESTEGDLERSITNYVREATKTYLNRFVALKTIEVRGLVEETITERAEYGNRSYMHHTVAEVAGELTDAPDDGFGAALDLAYQEIGAEIRMIFEDSEHTAIDLDAQVREEILDDLDAIDDGAWESDEALGWVYQYFGEEEREDIDDRVDEENYKIAGTDIATKTQLFTPRYIVEWMVDNSLGRTWLEMQGERTNIDDEDNCFYLAPVEESLIDRETKSVEDITVLDPACGSGHMLFYAFDVLYQMYLEEGEVLERHIPREILRNNLYGVDIDSGAAQIAALSLYLKAKTKSPDVSIEQINITSADAVLINGTKKQEVLDRTDSELEKEILDQIWTSFEHIREWGSLVRVEQHIEDIIEQYRDDLKAEGQSKFTQSGGLEKQSSVVSFTDEKSESWESVKERLLENTREIARAALNENNPVDEMFAEEVSKSVELLDVLIRDYDVVVANPPYLGSGKMGDNLKQYIKDGYAGTRDIYAAFIQRSWEFAKSDGYASLVTPENYMFSYSYRKLRRILLQNHQFLEGAHLSGYSFSMKDRPFTISFLLRNSDPTDVENSRFYRMTHEQDKYDTHEKKIDGLNALTSQLRENNTTEDVYTVNPNDFLSIGRQPFLYWFGDSILNLFSEYPAIEDSVEVKQGLATGDDDRFVRKHWEVNQDELGGNYVPYQKSGSSQPYYDTQRDYLLWKNSGEEVKEYDGSYIRNSDYYFRKGVSFRGFGNYAVARSKPDNMIFYHKSHFVYSPEISDEYLLGYGNSTLVRFLLNGINPSLNFEVGDIKRLPINPEPEQQAEVERLVERAMDSREKLISLDETSDEFDQKKFIDCTQEGVKGLLYYEDKLNAEVGLIHGLIDPLIYDAYSIPSEHRERLSRNLPKNLADYPIITNLEYETGLELSSDEIPERELASEEYQRLLSDIADSPTDLREAAEDLEISPITIAEGRYTEETYDQDRLEKTAGRILSYCLGTAVGHWSTDQDIESVDDGIITFDENADENVDACIQDCLDTLFMDSQSIQSSIEGILGTSVGEWLRESFFRYHHCKEYRRRGQRIPIYWQLESPNGAFSCFVYYHKIDSNTLPKLRGQYLDPHIDSLKNELDSLRKRTSSDNPDKKLLNRKESVQESLNDVKEFREIIDEMIDDNVSVDADEGIWENIKQWDQYEVLETGLPKLKSSYSR, from the coding sequence ATGTCAACAGCACACGGTCAACCCGGCCTCTCCTCGGACCAGCGCTCGACGATTCGAAGCACCATCCTCAGCTCACGGCGAACACTCGAAAACGAACTCCGCCGACAGCTCGAAAAGTACGGGATATACGAGGACAAGAAGCTCCCACTCGATAATCTCGCTCATCTCTCTGCTGACGAGCTTCATACGCGAAAGAAACTAGACGCCGCCGTCGAACGCGAACTCGAATCCACAGAGGGCGACCTGGAACGCTCGATTACGAACTATGTCCGAGAAGCGACGAAGACCTACCTCAACCGGTTCGTCGCGCTGAAAACCATCGAGGTCCGTGGCCTCGTCGAGGAAACCATCACTGAACGGGCAGAGTACGGTAACCGCTCGTACATGCACCATACCGTCGCCGAGGTTGCCGGTGAGCTGACCGACGCCCCGGACGACGGTTTCGGGGCAGCCCTCGACCTCGCTTACCAGGAGATCGGTGCGGAAATCCGGATGATATTCGAGGATTCCGAACACACCGCTATCGACCTCGACGCACAGGTCCGCGAAGAAATTCTCGACGATCTTGATGCAATAGACGACGGAGCGTGGGAAAGTGACGAAGCTCTCGGATGGGTCTACCAGTACTTTGGCGAAGAAGAACGCGAAGACATCGACGACCGCGTCGACGAAGAGAACTACAAAATCGCCGGGACAGACATCGCAACGAAGACCCAATTGTTCACTCCCCGGTACATCGTCGAGTGGATGGTCGACAACTCACTCGGCCGCACCTGGCTCGAAATGCAGGGCGAGCGGACGAATATCGACGACGAAGACAACTGCTTCTATCTCGCTCCGGTAGAAGAGTCACTAATTGACCGGGAAACAAAGTCGGTTGAAGACATAACTGTTCTTGATCCTGCGTGTGGCAGCGGTCACATGCTGTTCTATGCTTTCGATGTTCTCTACCAAATGTATCTTGAAGAGGGTGAGGTTCTTGAAAGACATATTCCACGAGAAATTCTCCGAAATAACTTATATGGGGTTGATATAGATTCAGGCGCAGCACAAATTGCCGCACTATCCTTGTATCTAAAAGCAAAAACAAAATCTCCAGATGTTAGTATTGAACAAATCAATATAACGTCTGCTGATGCAGTACTGATTAACGGTACAAAAAAACAAGAGGTTCTTGATCGAACGGACTCAGAGCTTGAAAAAGAGATCCTCGATCAGATCTGGACTAGCTTCGAACATATTCGTGAGTGGGGAAGTCTTGTTCGGGTGGAACAGCACATAGAAGATATTATTGAGCAATATCGTGATGATCTCAAGGCTGAGGGGCAATCAAAATTCACACAGAGTGGTGGGCTAGAGAAACAATCATCTGTAGTCTCTTTTACTGATGAAAAATCTGAATCATGGGAGTCGGTAAAAGAGCGTTTGCTTGAGAACACCCGCGAAATTGCTCGTGCTGCTCTTAATGAGAATAATCCAGTTGACGAAATGTTCGCTGAAGAAGTTTCGAAATCAGTGGAGCTTCTTGATGTGCTTATTCGTGATTATGATGTTGTGGTAGCTAACCCGCCTTATTTGGGTAGTGGGAAAATGGGGGATAATCTCAAACAATATATAAAAGACGGCTATGCAGGAACCCGAGATATATACGCAGCATTCATCCAACGGTCTTGGGAATTTGCTAAATCTGACGGGTATGCTTCATTAGTTACGCCCGAGAACTATATGTTTTCCTACAGTTACCGAAAGTTACGACGAATTCTGTTGCAAAATCATCAATTCTTAGAAGGGGCCCATCTATCAGGATATAGCTTCTCAATGAAAGATCGGCCTTTTACCATCTCGTTCCTCCTACGGAATAGTGATCCTACAGATGTTGAAAATTCCCGATTTTATAGGATGACCCATGAACAGGATAAATATGACACTCACGAGAAAAAAATTGATGGGCTCAATGCTCTGACATCACAACTTCGTGAGAATAACACGACTGAGGATGTATATACTGTCAATCCGAACGATTTTCTATCAATTGGACGACAGCCATTTCTATACTGGTTCGGTGATTCTATACTTAACCTTTTCTCTGAATATCCTGCAATTGAAGACTCGGTCGAAGTAAAGCAAGGATTAGCTACGGGAGATGATGATCGATTCGTGCGAAAGCATTGGGAAGTTAATCAGGATGAATTAGGTGGAAATTACGTTCCATATCAAAAAAGCGGTTCCTCGCAACCGTATTATGATACACAGCGTGATTATCTCTTATGGAAAAACAGTGGGGAGGAAGTGAAAGAATACGATGGGAGCTATATTCGCAACTCTGACTACTATTTCCGGAAAGGGGTTTCCTTCCGAGGATTTGGCAATTACGCAGTAGCTCGCTCAAAACCCGATAATATGATTTTTTATCATAAGTCCCATTTTGTATATTCTCCCGAAATCAGTGATGAATATTTACTCGGATATGGTAATTCCACTTTAGTTAGATTCCTTTTGAATGGAATCAATCCGTCCCTGAATTTCGAGGTCGGAGATATAAAACGTCTCCCAATTAATCCCGAACCAGAGCAACAGGCTGAGGTAGAAAGACTTGTTGAACGCGCAATGGACTCCCGAGAGAAATTAATATCCTTAGATGAAACGAGTGATGAGTTTGATCAGAAAAAGTTCATCGATTGCACTCAGGAGGGTGTGAAAGGACTATTGTATTACGAGGACAAATTAAATGCAGAAGTTGGTTTGATACATGGACTAATTGATCCACTCATTTATGATGCATATTCAATTCCAAGTGAGCACCGAGAGCGCCTATCTAGAAATTTACCGAAGAACCTCGCTGATTATCCAATCATAACGAATCTAGAATATGAGACTGGCTTGGAATTATCGAGCGATGAGATTCCTGAGAGAGAACTTGCTTCAGAAGAATATCAGCGTTTACTTTCAGATATAGCTGATAGTCCTACCGACCTCCGTGAGGCGGCAGAAGATCTAGAAATCTCACCAATAACTATCGCTGAAGGTCGATATACAGAGGAAACATATGATCAGGATAGGCTGGAAAAAACTGCTGGTCGAATTCTCTCATATTGTCTTGGCACCGCTGTTGGTCATTGGAGTACTGATCAAGATATAGAAAGTGTTGACGATGGTATAATCACATTTGATGAGAATGCCGACGAAAACGTTGATGCTTGTATCCAGGACTGTCTTGATACGTTATTCATGGATAGTCAATCTATCCAATCTTCCATAGAAGGTATTCTAGGGACCTCGGTCGGGGAATGGTTACGTGAATCATTCTTTAGATATCACCATTGCAAAGAATATCGCCGCCGAGGCCAGCGGATTCCGATTTATTGGCAACTCGAAAGTCCTAATGGCGCTTTTAGTTGCTTCGTGTATTATCATAAAATTGACTCGAATACGCTCCCCAAGCTTCGCGGTCAGTATCTTGACCCGCATATAGACTCACTCAAAAATGAGCTCGATTCGTTGAGAAAACGGACTAGCAGCGATAATCCAGACAAGAAGCTTCTGAATCGTAAAGAGTCTGTTCAGGAGAGTCTGAATGACGTGAAAGAGTTCCGAGAGATAATTGATGAAATGATTGATGATAATGTTTCAGTTGACGCCGATGAAGGTATTTGGGAGAATATCAAACAGTGGGACCAATATGAGGTTCTAGAAACTGGCCTCCCAAAACTGAAGTCAAGTTACTCACGCTGA
- the brxC gene encoding BREX system P-loop protein BrxC, producing the protein MSDTKSTHEIHEIFYRPINRKIDRVVKVDNTDPDVVRKELEEYILTPQLERHFSDALEAVIDTQHTQTEDVGMWVSGFFGSGKSHFMKILGHVLENQAFGDTRAAEMFRDRIEGNEMLDGAVSSVTTKFNSEVLMFQIGAKADASGSESITEIIHREFNISRGYASIPWVAEMEQQLESRGVYEAFVDAIEEIRGEDWTEARKNAIFVQSDMETALVEATDEFETKDDAATAIENVQDTLVINPSTLAEDIVDHIERREAETGDNCRYFVFIDEISQFIGDDGQLLLELQSIVEEFGQKGKGNLFLGVTSQEQLQQLIPGVLEKEAEESKVTDRFPHRFDLTSENLDKVVRDRVLSKKGEFTNVLSDLYDEHDGILAARYKLDSSQSLKPINRENFIDCYPFLPYQLDILPDIFQALGKGSSDQLAGGERTLIDVTQSVLKDEAHLYNAPLGALVTLDMIFDEVSSDIPNTDVKSIREARPSDADPEISRRVLKSLYLLQQLSWIPNTAENIATSLQTELGATRSLESEVEDTLEALVDAGYVGKGEEGYRFLRETERELENEIKGIEVGPGDIRRSSKRFLNDIIDDTSRVNYQGQTFELNLTVDGESITSKGHIDLKTYSPIYQRYEDVDPDGLKTQSFSETDTLYWIADSEHQNDIYEKLKSIFQIDTIAKEKRGENLSQEEQEALGQKREDLQRLRDEVTREFTRSFQKGTLIYNGETNEFDDTDTSLQSLVTRITNDAIPKVYTDFKHASASVKERHVEQIFGDLEGTSNPAVFTELGVVQDGELNTGARIAAEIEDEIHQRKEDGESRTGADLIGHFAEPPYGWNREVVRLAAAVLFRNGSIIPTHKERTYETYTDDGAQELFSQVTKFNSTSFDERETVDVETRTDAKQLLYRLFDRRVQSTDQAVNEGIRDAANEWVSTTNTLLSQLRRVDFPLADDIKQYQTRLNNLLQRPTSAERINKFVEFEDELEPLTKTAKDVAAFCGEDGSENHLKEYEAIQRFLTSEWDSLVDEAEDHSGLVDISDEAKKAAERVSDNLDTKGVIGQWKDLKTDYRTAAEAYTAMYESLYEQRYETYTESIDAVKAYAGSDVDETELHSALSDLTERQGNGSVDLDIATKDHINPDPSLTRLIEHIQTVDSYEDNAKTEIDELEDDITDGTVRESIDIDDIFGSVVVTEPADVDEPIAELEEEIADLLDQEGDVEIRFK; encoded by the coding sequence TTGAGTGACACAAAATCTACGCACGAAATACACGAAATCTTCTACCGACCGATCAACCGGAAAATAGATCGCGTCGTCAAAGTCGACAACACCGACCCGGACGTTGTCAGGAAAGAACTCGAAGAGTACATTCTCACCCCGCAACTCGAACGGCACTTTTCCGATGCACTAGAAGCCGTCATCGATACGCAACACACGCAGACAGAGGACGTGGGCATGTGGGTGTCCGGCTTCTTCGGCTCCGGGAAGAGCCACTTCATGAAAATCCTTGGCCACGTCTTAGAGAACCAGGCGTTCGGGGATACACGCGCGGCAGAGATGTTCCGGGACCGCATCGAAGGCAACGAAATGCTGGACGGGGCGGTCTCATCCGTCACGACAAAATTCAACTCCGAGGTCCTGATGTTCCAGATCGGCGCGAAAGCCGACGCCTCGGGCAGTGAATCAATCACGGAAATCATTCACCGTGAGTTCAACATTTCCCGGGGCTACGCGTCGATCCCGTGGGTCGCCGAAATGGAACAGCAACTCGAATCACGCGGCGTCTACGAGGCGTTCGTCGACGCCATTGAAGAGATACGCGGAGAAGACTGGACTGAAGCCCGTAAGAACGCGATTTTCGTTCAATCGGACATGGAGACTGCGCTCGTCGAGGCGACAGACGAGTTCGAAACCAAGGATGACGCAGCCACCGCGATCGAAAACGTCCAAGACACGCTTGTAATCAATCCGTCCACGTTAGCCGAAGACATCGTAGACCACATCGAACGGCGCGAAGCCGAGACCGGCGACAACTGTCGGTACTTCGTGTTCATCGACGAAATCTCTCAATTCATCGGTGACGATGGGCAGCTCCTCCTAGAACTACAGAGCATCGTCGAGGAGTTCGGACAGAAGGGAAAAGGAAATCTCTTCCTCGGCGTCACGTCACAGGAGCAACTCCAGCAGCTCATTCCTGGTGTGCTCGAAAAGGAAGCCGAAGAGTCGAAGGTCACTGACCGGTTCCCCCACCGATTCGACCTCACATCGGAGAACCTCGATAAAGTCGTTCGTGACAGGGTTCTCAGTAAGAAGGGCGAATTCACCAACGTTCTCAGTGACCTCTATGACGAGCACGACGGGATTCTCGCTGCTCGGTACAAACTCGATTCCAGTCAGAGTCTGAAACCCATTAATCGGGAGAATTTCATCGACTGCTACCCGTTCCTCCCGTACCAGCTGGACATCCTGCCGGACATTTTCCAAGCACTCGGAAAAGGGTCCAGTGACCAACTCGCCGGCGGTGAGCGTACGCTGATAGACGTCACGCAGAGTGTCCTCAAAGATGAAGCTCACCTGTATAACGCACCGCTCGGGGCCCTCGTGACGTTGGATATGATATTCGACGAGGTGAGCAGCGATATTCCGAACACAGACGTGAAATCCATCCGGGAAGCGCGTCCTTCCGACGCCGACCCCGAGATATCACGCCGTGTCCTCAAATCACTCTACCTGCTCCAGCAACTCTCCTGGATCCCGAACACCGCAGAAAACATCGCCACGTCGCTGCAGACCGAATTAGGTGCTACCCGCTCACTCGAAAGCGAGGTCGAAGACACACTTGAAGCCCTTGTTGACGCCGGGTACGTTGGGAAAGGTGAGGAAGGGTACCGCTTCCTTCGAGAGACAGAGCGGGAACTCGAAAACGAAATCAAAGGCATCGAGGTAGGCCCTGGAGACATTCGGCGGTCCTCCAAACGGTTCCTCAACGACATTATCGACGACACCTCCCGAGTCAACTATCAGGGACAGACATTCGAGCTCAATCTCACCGTCGACGGCGAGTCAATCACATCGAAAGGGCACATCGATCTGAAAACCTACTCGCCGATCTACCAACGCTACGAAGATGTTGATCCCGACGGACTGAAAACGCAGAGTTTCAGCGAAACCGATACGCTGTACTGGATCGCTGACTCTGAGCACCAGAACGACATCTACGAGAAGCTCAAATCGATTTTCCAGATCGACACCATCGCTAAGGAAAAACGCGGCGAGAACCTCAGCCAAGAAGAGCAGGAAGCCCTCGGACAAAAGCGCGAAGACCTACAGCGCCTTCGTGATGAAGTCACCCGGGAGTTCACTCGAAGCTTCCAGAAGGGCACGCTCATCTACAACGGTGAGACCAACGAGTTCGACGACACGGACACGTCCCTGCAATCGCTCGTCACTCGTATCACAAACGACGCAATACCGAAAGTCTACACCGACTTTAAACACGCCTCGGCGTCCGTCAAGGAGCGGCACGTGGAACAAATATTTGGAGACCTCGAAGGCACCTCCAACCCGGCGGTGTTCACTGAACTCGGTGTCGTTCAGGATGGTGAACTTAATACAGGCGCTCGTATTGCCGCTGAAATCGAAGACGAGATCCACCAACGCAAAGAAGACGGTGAGAGTCGAACCGGAGCCGACCTCATCGGCCACTTTGCCGAGCCACCATACGGTTGGAACCGCGAAGTCGTCCGACTCGCTGCAGCGGTCCTCTTCCGAAACGGCTCGATCATCCCGACCCACAAAGAACGGACCTACGAGACCTACACCGACGACGGGGCACAGGAACTGTTCTCACAGGTCACGAAATTCAACTCCACATCCTTCGACGAGCGAGAGACAGTCGATGTCGAAACGCGAACCGACGCCAAGCAGCTACTCTATCGGCTCTTCGACCGGAGAGTCCAATCGACTGATCAGGCCGTCAACGAAGGAATACGAGACGCAGCGAACGAATGGGTGTCCACGACCAACACACTGCTGTCACAGCTACGGCGAGTTGACTTCCCGCTGGCTGACGATATCAAGCAGTACCAGACTCGTCTGAACAACCTGTTGCAGCGACCCACTTCGGCCGAGCGGATCAATAAATTCGTCGAATTCGAGGACGAGCTCGAACCACTCACGAAGACAGCCAAAGACGTAGCAGCGTTCTGTGGCGAAGATGGGAGCGAAAACCATCTCAAGGAATACGAAGCGATACAGCGGTTCCTCACCAGCGAGTGGGACTCACTCGTCGACGAAGCGGAGGATCACTCTGGTCTCGTCGACATCAGTGATGAGGCCAAGAAAGCCGCTGAACGGGTTTCGGACAATCTGGACACCAAGGGCGTTATCGGCCAGTGGAAGGACCTCAAGACGGACTATCGGACTGCAGCAGAGGCCTACACCGCTATGTACGAATCACTGTACGAGCAGCGGTACGAAACCTATACCGAATCCATTGATGCTGTCAAAGCATATGCTGGTTCTGACGTCGATGAGACTGAACTCCACTCCGCGCTGTCGGACTTGACTGAGCGACAGGGGAACGGCTCGGTTGATCTGGACATCGCCACGAAGGACCACATCAACCCGGATCCGTCGCTCACACGCCTCATCGAACACATCCAGACTGTCGATTCCTACGAGGACAATGCCAAGACCGAGATTGACGAACTGGAAGATGACATCACCGATGGCACGGTTCGAGAGAGTATAGACATCGACGACATCTTCGGAAGCGTTGTCGTGACCGAACCGGCAGACGTCGACGAGCCGATCGCTGAACTTGAAGAGGAAATAGCGGATCTACTCGATCAAGAAGGCGATGTAGAGATTCGGTTCAAGTAA
- a CDS encoding DUF1788 domain-containing protein, with translation MPSDFQERLEEVERLVRTDRDEVGRRAGVPFIVFTYDPADEIEVDEEIRNLIEKLEYHDQAVAGIDMRDLVFSLLEERGILDDVIDLERRDRDRLLDGLKSSLLDDGNLGEIASEIAAQSEDADTVVIYRMGILYPFASASTLMGQLEMNTPDNTPIVFSYPATIDDKSLRFLNESEGTYYRAKVI, from the coding sequence ATGCCTTCTGATTTTCAAGAGCGGCTGGAAGAAGTAGAGCGTCTTGTGCGGACTGACAGAGATGAGGTCGGAAGACGAGCGGGCGTCCCGTTCATCGTGTTCACCTACGATCCAGCGGACGAAATTGAGGTGGATGAAGAAATCCGTAATCTCATCGAGAAACTTGAGTACCACGACCAAGCCGTCGCTGGCATCGATATGCGGGACCTCGTATTTTCGCTACTGGAGGAAAGAGGAATTTTGGATGACGTCATCGATCTCGAACGCCGTGACCGAGATCGATTGCTAGACGGGTTAAAATCATCACTGTTAGACGATGGGAACCTCGGTGAGATCGCTTCGGAAATCGCCGCACAATCAGAGGACGCTGACACTGTTGTCATCTACCGCATGGGAATTCTGTATCCGTTTGCCAGTGCCTCAACGTTGATGGGGCAATTAGAGATGAATACGCCGGATAACACGCCGATAGTGTTCTCGTATCCTGCGACGATAGATGACAAGAGCTTAAGATTCTTGAACGAATCTGAAGGAACATACTACCGCGCCAAGGTGATTTAA
- a CDS encoding DUF1819 family protein, which translates to MSNEHVDSAKEDETKQEQRLDPAIAHHSTYIEETKQILATYAEVDSFDELEYQVVEENILNKNTDEYRTNILREVARRYIPDTDEYVETPLMQIVTTNLRDDVTDWCLYYEFAQDPFIRIVTVEFLYPEFERGTLTVRATDIVEYIEAIKDDYEDLRDRSESTINEAATKYLTSLRNFNLLEGRQKKEFAVTYVPDEAIAYVVYRLFEKGVTSASGVIEHDDWKLFLMNESEVRRRIRDISPEYVTYDKRGSTERLVRKYDSTEELIDAF; encoded by the coding sequence ATGAGTAACGAACACGTCGATTCAGCAAAGGAAGATGAGACCAAGCAAGAGCAGCGATTAGACCCTGCAATCGCTCATCACAGTACGTATATCGAGGAAACCAAGCAAATCCTTGCTACCTACGCGGAGGTCGACTCATTCGACGAGTTAGAGTATCAAGTCGTCGAAGAGAACATTCTGAACAAAAACACCGACGAGTACCGGACAAATATCCTGCGGGAAGTCGCTCGTCGATATATCCCTGACACCGACGAATACGTCGAAACGCCGTTAATGCAAATCGTTACGACGAATCTTCGTGACGATGTTACGGACTGGTGTCTCTACTACGAATTCGCACAGGACCCGTTCATTCGAATCGTGACTGTCGAGTTCCTATACCCTGAGTTTGAACGGGGCACACTGACGGTCCGCGCAACGGACATCGTCGAGTACATCGAGGCAATCAAAGATGACTACGAGGATCTTCGAGACCGGTCAGAGTCCACTATCAACGAAGCGGCAACCAAGTATCTGACCTCCCTCCGTAATTTCAATCTATTAGAGGGACGGCAGAAGAAGGAGTTCGCGGTCACTTATGTTCCGGACGAAGCGATTGCGTACGTGGTGTACAGACTCTTCGAGAAGGGAGTGACGTCCGCATCGGGTGTGATCGAGCACGATGACTGGAAGCTCTTCCTGATGAACGAATCCGAAGTTCGACGGCGTATCCGCGACATCTCTCCCGAGTATGTTACCTACGACAAGCGCGGTTCGACGGAGCGGCTCGTGAGAAAATACGATTCCACGGAGGAACTGATCGATGCCTTCTGA
- a CDS encoding BrxE family protein, producing MTSTELAEVYNDTKEDLQDAGVTDEFFLDLLASRLLVERVGETNNLEWWDSRVLSETGRARLSEVTPKTELQSRLNLALKVGAKVESDRIGEDALSLFDFGPRVESRLDAVIEGIETSDGITLDQLEDLSIQSLGDGWTDAIIEQNASNISGSTDDKIPETAASGALELDTDGYTVDEVEAEKWRLLAMFLRGYGSCTGRLHVPYYPLESGIKSDNA from the coding sequence ATGACATCTACCGAACTCGCAGAGGTCTACAATGATACCAAGGAAGATCTGCAGGACGCGGGGGTTACGGATGAGTTCTTCCTTGATTTACTTGCGTCGCGGCTCCTCGTAGAGCGGGTGGGTGAGACGAATAACTTGGAGTGGTGGGATTCACGGGTACTGTCTGAAACTGGACGAGCACGTCTCTCCGAAGTAACGCCGAAAACAGAACTGCAATCACGACTCAATCTCGCTCTGAAAGTGGGCGCGAAAGTAGAATCTGACCGGATTGGTGAGGATGCACTTTCGCTATTTGATTTCGGTCCGCGAGTCGAATCCCGACTAGATGCTGTTATTGAGGGGATTGAGACATCTGATGGGATCACTCTGGACCAGCTGGAGGATCTATCTATCCAGTCATTAGGAGATGGATGGACCGATGCGATTATTGAACAGAACGCCTCGAATATCTCCGGTTCGACAGACGATAAAATTCCTGAGACGGCTGCCTCTGGTGCATTGGAGCTGGATACGGACGGGTACACGGTGGATGAGGTCGAGGCGGAAAAGTGGCGGCTCCTTGCGATGTTCCTCCGTGGGTACGGGAGTTGTACAGGTAGGCTGCACGTGCCGTACTATCCACTGGAGTCAGGGATTAAATCAGATAACGCGTGA
- a CDS encoding metallophosphoesterase — MSLSTVYKSVPSSAASEWQLALHSVLYGDELLADGAEPYGKQQNNRNHWNKGEYVQSNGDRITEFAALTVAEPRAEDKGLLPAGAMVPVAPESGEVLPVMVSEDGVDEAISLLAEFPVEPAADEAGVGATALLDPGRVQAARVATGTQTETVSASTVLFVSDTHAGFENRVVTGRGDSVPWMNELSSTETFHRIREIAIAQDVDAVVHTGDVLDHEVDRETLDAIGLDLAMLAASDIPVYGIIGSHDHDSYEPRHSGSVDGIAWLQKQTSNGNLTELSAQPTGVPDSPLTLYGISAGNVGIDAVGTYQSRSWTPADISFTPGSRGWNVLCLHDGFGPYRTARADVDLDELLAQAAVSFDCVLIGDEHRPENGDFDTGYTFESRDGTPVLYTGPAMRISDAYSDHAAFVTELTISSSGVSTVRHTV, encoded by the coding sequence GTGAGTCTCTCGACGGTGTACAAGTCGGTGCCGTCGAGTGCGGCGTCTGAGTGGCAGTTGGCGTTGCATTCTGTGTTGTACGGTGATGAGCTATTAGCTGACGGTGCAGAGCCGTATGGGAAACAGCAGAATAATCGTAATCACTGGAACAAAGGTGAGTATGTGCAGTCGAACGGGGATCGAATCACGGAGTTTGCCGCGCTTACTGTGGCCGAACCTCGGGCTGAGGATAAGGGATTGCTGCCGGCTGGTGCTATGGTGCCGGTTGCGCCGGAGTCCGGAGAGGTGTTGCCGGTGATGGTGTCCGAGGATGGTGTTGATGAGGCGATTTCGTTGTTGGCTGAATTCCCGGTTGAACCGGCTGCTGATGAGGCGGGTGTGGGAGCGACTGCGTTACTGGACCCGGGTCGGGTGCAGGCGGCGAGAGTAGCAACCGGGACGCAGACAGAGACGGTGAGTGCGTCGACGGTGTTGTTCGTGAGTGATACGCACGCGGGGTTTGAGAACCGGGTGGTAACTGGTCGCGGCGATAGTGTGCCGTGGATGAACGAGCTGTCGAGTACGGAGACGTTCCACCGGATTCGAGAGATTGCGATTGCACAGGATGTGGATGCGGTCGTGCATACGGGTGACGTATTGGATCACGAGGTTGATCGGGAAACGTTAGATGCGATTGGATTAGATTTGGCGATGCTTGCAGCGAGTGATATTCCCGTGTACGGTATTATCGGGTCGCATGATCACGACTCGTATGAACCACGGCATTCGGGCTCTGTTGACGGGATTGCGTGGCTGCAGAAACAGACGAGCAACGGTAATCTAACCGAGTTATCGGCACAGCCAACTGGAGTCCCTGATTCACCGCTTACTTTGTACGGAATTTCGGCTGGTAACGTCGGTATCGATGCTGTCGGCACGTACCAGTCAAGGTCTTGGACACCGGCTGATATCTCGTTTACACCGGGGTCACGGGGGTGGAACGTTCTGTGTCTGCACGACGGGTTCGGACCGTACCGTACGGCAAGAGCAGATGTGGATCTCGACGAGTTACTCGCACAAGCAGCCGTGTCGTTCGACTGTGTCCTCATTGGTGATGAGCACCGACCGGAGAACGGCGATTTCGACACCGGATACACGTTCGAATCACGGGATGGCACGCCGGTACTGTACACTGGACCGGCAATGCGAATCAGCGACGCGTACAGCGATCACGCCGCGTTCGTGACTGAACTTACGATATCTTCGAGTGGTGTTAGTACGGTGCGACACACTGTGTAA